One window of the Triticum dicoccoides isolate Atlit2015 ecotype Zavitan chromosome 3B, WEW_v2.0, whole genome shotgun sequence genome contains the following:
- the LOC119277901 gene encoding fructokinase-1-like — translation MAAKRELVVSFGEMLIDFVPTVAGVSLAEAPAFVKAPGGAPANVAIAVARLGGGAAFVGKLGDDEFGRMLAKILRDNGVDAGGVVFDSGARTALAFVTLRADGEREFMFYRNPSADMLLTADELKVDVIKRAAVFHYGSISLIAEPCRTAHLHAMKVAKEAGALLSYDPNLREALWPSLEEARTKILSIWDQADIVKVSEVELEFLTGINSVEDDVAMKLWRPTFKLMLVTLGDQGCKYYTKDFRGTVPSYKVQQVDTTGAGDAFIGSLLRKIVQDPSALQDKTKLEGAIKFANACGAITATKKGAIPSLPKEDEVLRLMEKA, via the exons ATGGCGGCAAAGCGCGAGCTGGTGGTCAGCTTCGGGGAGATGCTGATAGACTTCGTGCCGACGGTGGCGGGGGTGTCGCTGGCGGAGGCGCCGGCCTTCGTCAAGGCGCCCGGGGGCGCCCCGGCcaacgtcgccatcgccgtcgcgcGCCTCGGCGGCGGGGCCGCCTTCGTCGGCaagctcggcgacgacgagttcggccgcATGCTCGCCAAAATCCTCCGCGACAACGGCGTCGACGCCGGCGGCGTCGTCTTCGACTCGGGCGCGCGCACCGCGCTCGCCTTCGTCACGCTCCGCGCCGACGGGGAGCGCGAGTTCATGTTCTACCGCAACCCCAGCGCCGACATGCTCCTCACCGCCGACGAGCTCAAGGTCGACGTCATCAAGAGG GCTGCAGTCTTCCACTATGGATCAATAAGCTTGATCGCCGAGCCTTGCCGGACAGCGCATCTGCACGCCATGAAGGTTGCCAAAGAGGCCGGCGCGCTTCTCTCGTATGACCCGAACCTGAGGGAGGCATTGTGGCCCTCCCTTGAGGAGGCTCGCACCAAGATCTTGAGCATCTGGGACCAGGCAGACATTGTCAAGGTCAGCGAGGTCGAGCTTGAGTTTTTGACTGGCATCAACTCGGTGGAGGATGATGTTGCCATGAAGCTGTGGCGCCCTACCTTTAAGCTCATGCTTGTCACTCTTGGAGATCAAGGATGCAAGTACTATACCAAG GATTTCCGTGGAACTGTCCCATCCTACAAGGTACAGCAAGTTGATACGACAGGTGCTGGTGATGCATTTATTGGTTCTCTGCTCCGAAAAATTGTCCAAGATCCATCGGCATTGCAA GATAAAACAAAGCTTGAGGGGGCGATCAAATTTGCCAATGCATGTGGAGCAATCACCGCCACGAAGAAAGGGGCAATCCCTTCATTGCCCAAGGAAGACGAGGTGTTGCGGCTGATGGAGAAGGCGTAG